One Panicum virgatum strain AP13 chromosome 3N, P.virgatum_v5, whole genome shotgun sequence DNA segment encodes these proteins:
- the LOC120664510 gene encoding PLASMODESMATA CALLOSE-BINDING PROTEIN 3-like isoform X2 — protein MEGLRPVHWLASLLAVLLFCHGRGSEQRPEHAELGRAGDTPERDVTSPLATVPVVTPTVTTPTAMPTATPATQTPSLAGGGGGSWCVASPSASATALQVALDYACGQGGADCSPIQQGGSCFNPDTVRDHASYAFNSYYQKNPVQTSCDFAGTAVLTSTNPSSSACQYPATSTGAPVLNTSTPLTPTYGSPPGGYGSSPPTGYGNSPPLYGSMSPPDYGDNISASKKKTILSPATSLLIATLALAG, from the exons ATGGAAGGTCTGAGGCCAGTCCATTGGCTGGCGTCTctcctcgccgtcctcctcTTCTGCCATG GCAGGGGAAGCGAGCAGAGACCGGAGCACGCCGAGCTGGGGCGCGCCGGGGACACGCCGGAGCGGGACGTGACCtcgcctctggccaccgtcccCGTGGTGACCCCCACGGTCACGACGCCCACGGCGATGCCCACCGCGACGCCGGCGACGCAGACGCCgtcgctggccggcggcggcggcgggagctggTGCGTGGCGAGCCCCAGCGCGAGCGCGACGGCGCTGCAGGTGGCGCTGGACTACGCGTGCGGGCAGGGCGGCGCGGACTGCTCCCCGATCCAGCAGGGCGGGAGCTGCTTCAACCCGGACACCGTCCGCGACCACGCCTCCTACGCCTTCAACAGCTACTACCAGAAGAACCCCGTCCAGACCAGCTGCGACTTCGCCGGCACCGCCGTCCTCACCAGCACCAACCCAA GTAGTTCGGCGTGTCAGTATCCAGCAACGAG CACCGGTGCTCCTGTCCTCAACACGTCGACGCCGCTGACGCCAACTTACGGGTCTCCTCCAGGCGGGTACGGGAGCTCCCCACCCACCGGATACGGCAACTCCCCGCCGCTCTACGGGTCCATGTCGCCGCCGGACTACGGCGACAACATCAGCGCCAGCAAGAAGAAGACGATCctgtcgccggcgacgagcctccTGATCGCCACACTGGCGCTGGCCGGCTGA
- the LOC120664510 gene encoding PLASMODESMATA CALLOSE-BINDING PROTEIN 3-like isoform X1, with protein MEGLRPVHWLASLLAVLLFCHAAGRGSEQRPEHAELGRAGDTPERDVTSPLATVPVVTPTVTTPTAMPTATPATQTPSLAGGGGGSWCVASPSASATALQVALDYACGQGGADCSPIQQGGSCFNPDTVRDHASYAFNSYYQKNPVQTSCDFAGTAVLTSTNPSSSACQYPATSTGAPVLNTSTPLTPTYGSPPGGYGSSPPTGYGNSPPLYGSMSPPDYGDNISASKKKTILSPATSLLIATLALAG; from the exons ATGGAAGGTCTGAGGCCAGTCCATTGGCTGGCGTCTctcctcgccgtcctcctcTTCTGCCATG CTGCAGGCAGGGGAAGCGAGCAGAGACCGGAGCACGCCGAGCTGGGGCGCGCCGGGGACACGCCGGAGCGGGACGTGACCtcgcctctggccaccgtcccCGTGGTGACCCCCACGGTCACGACGCCCACGGCGATGCCCACCGCGACGCCGGCGACGCAGACGCCgtcgctggccggcggcggcggcgggagctggTGCGTGGCGAGCCCCAGCGCGAGCGCGACGGCGCTGCAGGTGGCGCTGGACTACGCGTGCGGGCAGGGCGGCGCGGACTGCTCCCCGATCCAGCAGGGCGGGAGCTGCTTCAACCCGGACACCGTCCGCGACCACGCCTCCTACGCCTTCAACAGCTACTACCAGAAGAACCCCGTCCAGACCAGCTGCGACTTCGCCGGCACCGCCGTCCTCACCAGCACCAACCCAA GTAGTTCGGCGTGTCAGTATCCAGCAACGAG CACCGGTGCTCCTGTCCTCAACACGTCGACGCCGCTGACGCCAACTTACGGGTCTCCTCCAGGCGGGTACGGGAGCTCCCCACCCACCGGATACGGCAACTCCCCGCCGCTCTACGGGTCCATGTCGCCGCCGGACTACGGCGACAACATCAGCGCCAGCAAGAAGAAGACGATCctgtcgccggcgacgagcctccTGATCGCCACACTGGCGCTGGCCGGCTGA
- the LOC120664513 gene encoding uncharacterized protein LOC120664513, which produces MAGGRKREWLRKKMRMAAPTGGRGQQQSPSPRWTLRVRALSAALRRRRLGAGGLPRVDFLQILYENVVFYLLWVIESVIVLAKLCFFFLRFGFRL; this is translated from the coding sequence atgGCCGGCGGGAGGAAGCGGGAGTGGCTGcggaagaagatgaggatggCGGCCCCGACCGGGGGGCGCGGGCAGCAgcagtcgccgtcgccgcggtggACGCTGCGCGTCCGGGCGCTGTCCGCCGCGCTGCGCCGGCGGAGGCTCGGGGCTGGCGGCCTCCCGCGCGTCGACTTCCTCCAGATCCTGTACGAGAACGTCGTCTTCTACCTGCTGTGGGTGATCGAGTCCGTCATCGTCCTCGCCAAGctctgcttcttcttcctgcGCTTCGGCTTCCGCTTGTGA